The DNA window atttattttatttattttttttaaagttaccaTTGCATTAATATAATTCTCAAAAATACGCTGTGCTCCTTTGAAAAACTATATTCATGATTTTGGGTTTGTGAAAGGCCATTGTATTGATTCTCAAAGACTAAAGAAGCAGGGGCTAGAACACCCAGTGAGTGTATGCACGGGCTGCGGGCGGGTCTGAAGGCACAGGCTTCTCAAGCACAGACCCTTACGTGTATCGCTTTAGCGAGCTGCTATTGTGAGAGTGAGTGGGGAGGAAGGTTGTAATTAGGTATCCATGTAGGCTGAACCCGCCATTTTACTAAGCTCTGCTGGAGTAGGTCCTTGTAAGGGAGATggcaggaggctgggagagcatGAAATGGCAGCCGACTAGCAGTAATCCGGCCATATGCACCCTACAGGAAGCCACTGTTTTGCACAGCTTTTGAATCCGCCCGTCCCCTCTGGGTCAGAGACGGCAATAGGAAAGatgcagttttcagaaaaagctgttttgacTTTCAGTTTACCTTTCTGATGGGTAGAAGACAAAGTCTAGGGAAAGTGACTGCGTTAGTGGTTAGCACCGTGCTCTCTTAAGGAGGGATTGCGCGTCACGTTACTCCGGCACCCCAGTGCAGTCCTGTAACACTGCCGGCAAGCAGGCCAGGGGACAGAGATGAGCCGTTCACCACAGTGGGGCACTAGTAACCAgcccaaataaaacaaactcaggacttgtttttctgatggaaaataatgtgttttgtaCGTAGCCTTCCGTAGTTACCAGTAGGTTGCAGGTTTCACGTCCCTGTTCCTTATGTTTCCTGCAGGCAATGGAGCATGCAAACGGTATGGAGCTGGATGGCAGAAGGATTCGGGTGGATTACTCGATCACTAAGAGAGCACATACACCCACCCCGGGCATCTATATGGGCAGGCCAACACAGTAAGGAGTCCGCTCGTTTCCTGTAATGGGACTAAAATTGATTTAAACTGAATGTTTCACGTCTAGTTGAAGAAATAGAACTACAGatactttttttgaaattttatagAGTTAATGCCAGTTGTAGTCTATCACAAAGGTATTAATATAAGCAATGCGTTACTGTGGTTCCCATATACTATTAAATCCTACCGTAGTTTATTGTatacttataaaaaaatactgaaggaattatttaaaaatatacataccCAGCACAGTCAGTTAATGCACCCTTAGCTGACTGAAATACTGAGGTACCCATTTGCCTTTGATTTGGATGGGAATTAGGCTTAAATCCCTCATGGGTTTTCTGGAGGGTTTTGaaggtgtttttctttaaatgtttcattgttAGATTGTTTCATGGCATAGTCTTAAGTGTCTGATTTACaagaacacttaaaaaaaccttttaaataatttaaatccaGATGAAGAACAGATACCTAAAGtaatcttttttgctttttctctaatAGCAGTGGAGGAGGTGGTGGCGGTGGAGCAGGTCGCCGTCGTGACTCATACTATGATAGGGGGTATGACAGAGGCTACGACAGATACGAAGAGTATGACTACAGATAcaggtaattaatttttattttatttctgtaggaaCAGTGGATTTGTTGGAAAAAGTTCAGTGACAAAAAATGTTAATCAGTTTGTAGCCAGAGTCTGCATGCATGCTATGTATCAGAGCTTCATTATGTTAGTGTTTGTGGGATTAAAGTAGTTGTAATCTTCAGTGTTTATGTAATTTGGTTTTACAGTAAACAGTTGGGCAAGGGGTTAATTTTGCTACCTGAAGGTGGTAGAGCATGTGCCCTATGAATCTAGTGAACAGATAGAAAGGGAACTCGTTTTTCCATGCTGTATATAGAATCAGGGACAGCTGACACACAGTGCTGTTTAAAAAGGGGTTATTTGTAGATGGGATTCTTAATGCTTGACATTTCATAACCATCTCACTGTTTTGAAAGTTATCTAGTTTCAGAGAATGTTGTTCAACAAGAATTGTAAGCATTTGTAAAAGCACTGCATGTGTTTGCAAGGCTAGTGAGAGTTTATTAAATTCTGTGTCTGGGAATATCTTACAGAGTTAAACACATCaaacagagaaatataaaagcatttgttaAATAACTGTAAGCCACAGCCAAATAAAGCTGAAATCATTCATGCAGGCCAAGTCTTTCAGTGCTAAGGAAATGGTTCTGTTCTGTGGAAGTGCTGTGAATAAAGCTTCTTTCATAATGGATGTTgttgagtttcttttttaatttcctttaaaggaGACGATCACCATCGCCTTATTATAGTCGATACCGATCACGATCAAGATCCCGTTCCTATAGTCCAAGTAAGTAAATacaagagaataaataaaatctggcTGGCTTAAACCTTCTTGTTACTAGTATTAATTGATCAATGGGAATTCTGAAtgtgaaagcaaaaaagctgGGCACATTAAAGCTCAGTAGATGTGTGTACAGTTAGCTTATAGTAATTgtccttttcccccccccccagggcgCTACTGAAGATCAGAAGAGTTACAGTTGAGgacatgatttttaaatacaacgTTCAGATCTTAGCTTCCTTActgctttccctccctttcttgTCCCCCATCCAGCTCTTTTACAAATCTTTGGTTCATTTAGAATATACATATTTTCAGTTGAAGTATTCCTGTTTTCCATCCCTTCTTATTGTAATACTCTTAAATATTGTAATTGTTGTAGTTTTTGTGTAGTAAAACATcttaagtaaaatgaaatagagAACCCAAAGTGATGATACATTTTGGAAGTCAttcctattttgtttttaaaacaattggACTCCTGACTAATCAGAAGAGAGCgttgatatttttaaagcttgcaTGTCATATGTAATATACACACTCAGATACTTTAATATAAACTTGCATTTCCAAATAACTCGTTaatctttctgttaaaatgtttaCCTATTACTTTGATAAACAAGTAATGACTTTAAGCCTTTTCTGTAATGAGAAATGTACTTAGATAGACATGAaccagaggattttttttttggtcaggtAGTTGCTTTGAGTGTAGACTATTTGAGCTAGAGCAAAATTTGGTATTTGACTGGGAAAATAGGTCCTTGTACACTCAAAATTAAGGCTGTGTTTTATAGATAAAGTTTCTGGATTGCTACACAGTGGATAACATTTGAAGTTAAAACTAAAAATCCTGGGGGTTTTATTGTACTTGGTTGAATATTTCCCCCTTAATtggtgcagaagaaaaaatatttattgaacaTAGCAATTAGTTCTATAATTTGCTGTTcatttaaacaacaacaaaacccaccaacttTTTGGTATTGCAGTAATGATTAAGGAAGTTTTGTTTACAGTCCTTTTTGGAGTTTTGAAAGTACGGATGGAAAAACCTACAACTACATGTAAACCTTttaccacccccacccccccaataAAAGTTAATTCCACTGAGATGCGGTTTCTTgtcttttgttctgcttttcatgtCAAGTTGGAATATATGTTAAATAAGACTTGATATTGCTGTACAGATAATAAAGTCAGCGTTTATCTGTCTTCTCGGGAGCCTCTTTTTCCCTGAGGATCAGCATGTGGTTACATGGGATGGCCAAGCTGAGTCGATATTCCACATTTCTCTTGCGCCATCTTTGGCGCTTACTGGAGTTGTGGTGAGGTGatttaaagagagaaacacTATTGGCTATATTTAGGTTTCTGGCAAGTTTTGTCCTCTGAAATAACTCGCCATGTGGCTGGTTGAATGTCAGTGTTGGCACAACAAAAGGAACAGGACTATAAAGCCCTcacagcaaaaattatttcatcctGGTTGTCAGGGAATGCCACCAGAAGAGTTTGTCGTAACTTTAAGAGGGTAAGcctttgaaatgtaattttgataACTATTTCTGAATGTCAGTGCCAGAAACtatttacaaataattaaaagaaacacagacaCATCCAACTCTTTTAAAGGCTCGATACGGTATGCCGGGAGAACCTGGTGACAAAACAAGTTCTAACTTAAGGGTCGTTACTCAATACTTTTTAGCCGAAGCAAAGGACTTGAAATGCTGAAGTTCAACAAATAACCTTCCAACTCTGATGATTTTTGTGGTGATCCAGACAAATTGGGAAGTGTTAAGAAAATTGTTCTCTCTAAACCAAAATGCTAAAAGTCCAACCATGAAGATGTGtgggtatttttaattttggttttgttctttcaaaattcAGGGGTGTAGCGTGCAGAAACAGCGAGGCAACTGGATACAAAAGCATGAGAAATAGCTGCCGGGCTGGTTGGGGGAGGCATTCCGGCTCAGGGAATTAGGATAATAGGCAGGGAGAGAGGTGGCTACTACTTGCCAGGCGATGGTATTGTGGCCTTTAACTGTTAAGGGGTGAGAAGCTGTATTAGttggctggaga is part of the Balearica regulorum gibbericeps isolate bBalReg1 chromosome 2, bBalReg1.pri, whole genome shotgun sequence genome and encodes:
- the TRA2A gene encoding transformer-2 protein homolog alpha isoform X3; amino-acid sequence: MSNRRRHTGSRANPDPNTCLGVFGLSLYTTERDLREVFSRYGPLTGVNVVYDQRTGRSRGFAFVYFERIDDSKEAMEHANGMELDGRRIRVDYSITKRAHTPTPGIYMGRPTHSGGGGGGGAGRRRDSYYDRGYDRGYDRYEEYDYRYRRRSPSPYYSRYRSRSRSRSYSPRRY